In Streptomyces ambofaciens ATCC 23877, a single genomic region encodes these proteins:
- a CDS encoding Atu4866 domain-containing protein: protein MTGDARNGRATGHADVVGMWTTADGRIRQELLPDGRYDEARGDRRSAYTGRYTVTGDHLDYVDDTGFTATGDIRDGVLHHEHLVLYREDRTEKPS, encoded by the coding sequence ATGACAGGCGATGCGCGCAACGGCCGCGCTACCGGGCATGCCGACGTGGTCGGCATGTGGACGACCGCGGACGGTCGGATCCGCCAGGAGCTGCTGCCGGACGGGCGCTACGACGAGGCCCGGGGAGACCGGCGCAGCGCGTACACCGGCCGGTACACGGTGACCGGCGACCACCTCGACTACGTCGACGACACCGGCTTCACCGCCACGGGCGACATCAGGGACGGCGTGCTCCACCACGAACACCTCGTGCTCTACCGCGAGGACCGGACGGAGAAGCCCTCGTGA
- a CDS encoding MFS transporter — MRRRAGVLVSHAHGTGAVAEVSPPPGMPALLVLCAAHFMDAVDLSDVGVALPAIQRDLGMASGSLQWVVSAYALGYGGFLLLGGRVADLFGRRRAFLTAVAVFGVVSVLGALAPTGGVLVVARLVKGIAAGFLAPAALSLITTNWPEGPRRGRALGWYATAGACGFIGGLVLGGVLTELSWRLVFALPVPIAVGALLAGRRLLPADPRGSVREKMDVPGALTATGALVLLVYALTQAPSHGWLSARTLVLFLAAAGLLGLFVRVESRTRRPLVPLSFLTRRTTAGANLTIFAMWGAYTSFAFLATLYLQNVLHWSPLQTAGAFVPLGLANGALAPFAGRLAARFGTHRTIAAGMLLLALSYALFFRIGPHSSFLTVVLPVMVVNGIGTAATFPALNMSAVTGVPDRDQGLAGALLNTFMQIGGAVVLALVTAVVEAGQRTNRGDPLAGYGLGTGVIVATVLVGLGAALLIRHRPDSRDH, encoded by the coding sequence GTGAGAAGGCGCGCCGGCGTCCTCGTTTCTCACGCCCACGGAACCGGGGCCGTCGCGGAGGTCTCCCCGCCACCCGGCATGCCGGCCCTGCTGGTGCTGTGCGCGGCTCATTTCATGGACGCCGTGGACCTTTCGGACGTGGGCGTGGCCCTGCCCGCGATCCAGCGTGACCTGGGCATGGCTTCGGGCTCCTTGCAGTGGGTCGTGTCCGCCTACGCCCTCGGCTACGGCGGGTTCCTCCTCCTGGGCGGCCGGGTCGCCGATCTGTTCGGCCGGCGACGCGCTTTCCTGACCGCGGTCGCCGTCTTCGGCGTGGTGAGCGTGCTGGGAGCGCTCGCTCCGACCGGTGGCGTGCTGGTCGTGGCGCGGCTGGTGAAGGGGATCGCCGCGGGCTTCCTGGCCCCGGCGGCTCTTTCTCTGATCACCACCAACTGGCCGGAGGGTCCGCGGCGCGGCCGTGCCCTCGGCTGGTACGCCACCGCCGGCGCCTGCGGCTTCATCGGCGGACTCGTTCTCGGCGGCGTGCTGACCGAACTGTCGTGGCGGCTGGTCTTCGCGCTCCCTGTGCCCATCGCTGTGGGCGCGCTGCTCGCGGGACGGCGCCTGCTCCCGGCGGACCCCCGGGGCAGCGTTCGCGAGAAGATGGACGTTCCCGGCGCGTTGACGGCCACCGGAGCCCTGGTGCTCCTGGTCTACGCCCTCACCCAGGCTCCGTCGCACGGCTGGCTGTCCGCCCGCACCCTCGTCCTCTTCCTCGCCGCGGCCGGTCTGCTCGGCCTGTTCGTACGGGTCGAGTCCCGTACACGCAGGCCCTTGGTCCCGCTGTCCTTCCTCACCCGGCGCACGACCGCCGGCGCCAACCTGACGATCTTCGCCATGTGGGGCGCCTACACGTCGTTCGCGTTCCTCGCCACGCTCTACCTGCAGAACGTGCTGCACTGGTCGCCGTTGCAGACCGCCGGTGCCTTCGTCCCGCTGGGCCTCGCCAACGGCGCGCTGGCTCCGTTCGCGGGGCGGCTCGCCGCCCGGTTCGGAACGCACAGGACGATCGCCGCCGGGATGCTGCTCCTCGCGCTGTCCTACGCGCTGTTCTTCCGGATCGGCCCCCACAGCTCCTTCCTCACCGTGGTCCTGCCCGTCATGGTCGTCAACGGGATCGGCACCGCGGCGACCTTTCCCGCCCTGAACATGAGCGCCGTGACCGGGGTGCCGGACCGTGACCAAGGGCTGGCGGGAGCCCTGCTCAACACCTTCATGCAGATCGGCGGTGCCGTCGTCCTCGCCCTCGTCACCGCGGTCGTCGAAGCCGGACAGCGCACGAACCGGGGTGACCCCCTGGCGGGCTACGGCCTCGGTACCGGCGTCATCGTCGCCACCGTGCTCGTCGGCCTGGGCGCCGCGCTCCTCATCCGGCACCGGCCCGACAGCCGGGACCACTGA